CTATagtttttcatgttttcattatGTGACAACACAGTCGATCTGTTAGATTCATTAGAACTCGGTTCCATTAGAACATGGAACAATCTAGCAGAAacatttctttataattttttctcgATTAGTTGAACCATTCAACTTCGGCGAgaaataactaattttaaacaatataaaGGTGAAATCCATTACGAGGCCTGAGAGCATTTCAAAATGTTAAGAAAGTGTCTGCACCACGGACTACAAGCATGCCTCCAAATCTAAATATTCTACAATGGTGTTGACAGACATATTAGATCTAACCTAGACGGAGCATCCAGCGGATCTCTTGTAACATCCCGTCTGGTGTAGTTCTTGTTGGTGTTATGTATGGGCAAATTGTTGGTTAAGTATAAGCCAGAGAAGGCTGATTTACGCCCTATCCGTCAGTGTGGTGTTAAGTGGTTGTTGTCGCACCATGATTAGTGGACTGTTTGGCTAATCAAGTAGGTCTATAATGACTTGAATGAGGGATTTGTCTTTTGGAAAAGAATAGGTTAATATGTCTTGGCATGGTCATTGGGGGAACCCGCCAATCGGCAGATTCTCTTGGTAAGTTTTGCGTGACGGATCCTTATAGTTGTATCCTCTAATGGTGGACTGTAGGCTTGTGGACCCGATAGTTTTCTTTTTGAGCATGTGTGTTTATTGTACAATTTTAGTTGGTTTATTGTTAAGATATAGTTAAAAATTGACTAGAGTGCATTAGATGTTTAAGGTGggttttgcttaaaatttattatgttgGCCACAATAGAGTAATGAGTCAACTTTGTATGGTAGCCATGTATAAGTTGTGCGAGTTGTGTGAGCCATAAATATCAGTGAGGTTTTGATAGTAGGGggttcttctttttctttctttgaccTTATTCTTACTCTGGGTTTTCACCGTCTAAGAAGAAGTCCGTTGTTGGAGAAGAACCAGCTAGTGTtcgaataaaaagaaaaagatgtgGATTGTAGTGAAAGTTTTGGTGTAACCAACTCCATTTAAGTCTTTTTGTGAGTATTCCAATTTGTGCTAGTTGTCTATGAATTCTCTGAGTCTTTGTATATTGTTAAGTTTTGGTTATCATAGTTACAAGTTAAGAACTCGGGCAAAACCAGCTCTTGGAATGTGGTAAGCTTCTGCATGTAATCATATACATGTGCATGTATGTGACTGGAAATAGACACTACTGCCTTGATGTGCAAACTCGATATCCAGATGTGAAAGGCCACTGGTAGTGCATATTAGTTGCTACCGAGTTAGGCAAATAAGATGGGCCACTAGTAAGGCATATTTGTTGCTAACCAAATTGGCATGAATGTTAGGTTTCTGGTAGGGCATGTTAGTTGCTAACCAGCTTGGCGATATGGGCGCTGCCTTCGGTAGGACATTTAGTTGTAAACCATAGTAAAGTGCCCTGAACTCATGGGAACACGTATGTTTTCGAAACAACAATGATTGAGATATTTGTTCCATTAAGTGAATAAGGGATCCGATGTTAGCATAAGGAAGATCGGTAAAAAggtaagaaaatttgaattcgGGATTTGTTGCATGTTGTATATGTCTACAATTGAGAAAGAAATGTTGATTAagaatttttgataattttgtatgTTAAGTGGTAAATCTGCATCTAGAGACTGTGTGGAGTACGTAACATATCTGCTAAGTTATTGTGCTTTGGCATGTAGAATCCACCCTAGTGAAATTAAGTTCGGTAGATATGTAAGTACTAGCCAATCAATATGTCTGAGATGTGAACAGTAAGTGTGGTAGAGATCATGTTTTCGAAGGAAAGTGTCTGTTCTGATAAGTCAAGAGTTCTTTGTGAAAACAATGAAGTAAGGTATTTGCCAGGTATTAGAATTTCGCCTACAGATACTATCCACCAAGGATAGGTATCCGCCACAGATCTATGTTGAAGAGTATGCCCATATGTACCTGCGTATAGAATGTctataacaacccgttttccaatggtgtcgaaaatagtgattttgaTACCACAATTCTAACGagtgagttcgtaaatattaactatttaatatttacgagatcATTagtgtcgtattaaaatttggttaagaagttgtaatgtttagatagttaattaaataaaaaggactaaataggaaAAGCTTAAAAAGTTAGTTCTAAtagttaaatgtgttaaatgGTTATTGAAATGTGAGTTGATGGACTTgtatggtaattaaaccatataGAAAGTTAGTGGAAAAATATAGACTAAGTTTGGTTagttattaagttatatttgtaagggtaaaatagtaaaataataattatgttaacataaactaaaaatagtgtaaaaaaattatcatcttcATGCTACCACCGAAAATTAAAGGGGAAAACACCTTtgttgaagaaaaatatttggccAAGCTAGGTTgggtgcatgtaagtgatttttggttccgtttttagtaatttttatgtttttgtaatcgttttagtttaatctagctaacacaggggttaatttgtaaaattgttaaatgttttggaAGATTTCATTGATGAGTTTGGTGTgcttttgaagtttaatggtagaatatTAAGCTTGATTGTTAAATAGAATTATTTTGTAGAGTAATTTTGTATACTTTTTAAgtttaggatttaattgaaaataatgaaaataggACATTTTTCTTGTGAAATTTTAGCTTGTAAGGAATTATTTAAAGCATTAGTAAATTCAGCACaaggggtttaaggtttaattgtGAAATAAGTTTGTTTTGGTCTTAAGGAccaaatggaagaaaatgtaaaagtttggggcgatgtgaaaattttgtaaatataaaatcatatacattaaattgaatattatatgaatttgaagctaataagttgaaataaatattttatagatcaagaataaGTAGATAACcagggaaaaagaaaagttgttaGCTAGTCTCTGAACTTTTACTATCTCTACAATCTAGCCCTAGTAAGTTTGTTCAGTTTAGTTTATTATAATTAGAAATGATATATTGATTGTGAAATTGGTTGTTGAATATTATTggtataattaatttgttataaacTATTGTGAATTGAGAAAGTAATTGTTCTGAACATTGTTAAATGATGATGTGTTTGAGCCAGATAAACGTAGGATAGagtacaattggcatgccaataagTTATATTGCGCACTGTACGAGACTAACTTGTGATGAGATTATTATTCCTGATTTGTTATTATCCATTAAATATACCAAAGtttagcatttgttgcagactGTCGTGTATATTTACAGTGATTCTAGCGTGTTACCAGGGGCTTCGAGTTTGGCACTTGGTGCCCAAGCGTGTTTTCAGTTGGATTGGCTCGTTTGAGTTTTTTGGCATGTTTCGGATAGATAATTGCGTACTCGTATCTGTTAAATTGTTCATCGGGCGAATTTCTCGTGATAGTTGACTTGTTATTGAATTGTATAATGGATTGcatgatttttcaatattattgtAACTTGATATTAATGATCTCATGTGATTGAGCATATTATTCaaatcatatatgtatatgtataaactcACTTGTTGAATGATTATGGTTGACAGGATTTATTGTTGTTAATCTTGTTAATGTAATTGCTATGTTTATACGgtaagttttatcattttaaccgttgaacttactaagttttataGAGGCTTACTCGTGTCATGTTCCTATTTCTTTGTAGATATTGCTTTTTGGAATCGGGGGATCAGATCAATctgaagatcacactatccagatacttatcgatagattttgacatgtttatcttaaggttatatggcatgtaataggtgtgttttgaatatgttttgGATACTTATTTCATGTGTTGCATCATAGGTTGGTATAAAGTTTTTTGAGCTTGTTTGTGTATCTGTCTTTGGCTTTGGGTATATAAATGTCcatgtaaatttgttttttggCCACTTGACATAGACTTTATGAAAgtgtttgaaatatgtttagaTTGAATGTGAATGGATTggatgaaatggtaagtttggCATGTATTTAATGTATGGACTTATGAACTTTGAATGCAAATTAGTTTGGTATGAAATGtggatttgatttgataattgaattgtggtgttAATAaaggcacattggttaggcacttaggttgattGACTTGATATGTTTTAAGCATGTTTCAATGTGTTTTGAAGGTATGGAAATGGTTGTTTTTTGTTTGGCTTGGTACCTAAGTTTGGATGAAGTTTTACCTTGTTTTAAAAGCTATTTAAATTGCACATGGCCTAGGACACAggctgtcacacggccataTGCCACACGCGGTCTcctcacacggccatgtgccttttttatttcaagtatAGGTTTCTCCACACAgcatcaggctgttacacggtcgtgtgaccttaTTTCGAATAATAAAACGGTCTGGAACACGACCTACGACACAGCCATGTAACCCTTATTTTGAATTGTACATGGTTTGGCCACACGACTTGGGTtcggccacacggccgtgtgaccccgatttccaaaatttttaaatttttttgtaattttttgttttgtttcaagttAGTCCCTAATTGTTTCCAAGCTATTTGTAAGGGCCTATAAGCTCAATTTAAGGCCCGTAAATGTATTTTTTCCTTGAATGAAATTTAGATTTGActgttgttatttaaattaataaatgagtggtttgattatgttaattgtttttatatgaGACATAaaactctgtaaccctaatccgacgcGGAGACAAggtaggggtgttacatttagtggtattagagctacagtttagtcgattATCGAACTAAACATAACGTGTTAAAGTGTAGAAATAACATATCATAaaaacctgtgatagtgtgataataATTGATTCGATCTAACcctttttttaatagatttaaaaaatgtCGGCAGAATCTAATCGTGCTAACAGTGATGAAGTAAATAGCAATGTCCCAACTTCCGAGCAGGAAGTAAGTTGTAGTTTACCGATTCCGCAAATGTCtgaaaatgaagttaaaaatgtCTTCTTCGATTTAATGGGTCAGTGGTTCACGAAATTTATGTGAACCAACCCTATGGCttaacaacctccaccccctgtTGTACCTCCTGTGGCACCCCCACCTCCTCAAACAATTGAAACGAGTCGATGGATTCatgttgataaaattagaaaatgtgGTGCTAAGGAGTTTCAGGGCAGAACGGGATGGTCCAACTAAAGCTAAATATTGGCTTGAAAGTGAGTTTTCGAGGAAATGGCCTGCTCTCCTAGTGACTATCTTAGATGTGATGTGTCGTTACTTACAGATGAATCTTACAATTAGTGGTCAACATTAACAGTGGTGATACCGAGAGACAATGTTAATTGGGACTtcttcaaatttgattttaaaaagaagTATATTAGCAAATGATACCTAgattggaaaaagaaagaatttcttAAATTAAAGTGGGAAACAAATCAGTAATCGAATACGAGAGAGAATTTATGCATCTCAACAACAAGTATGCTCGTGAAATTATGCTAAATGAGAAAGAAATACGCATCCATTTTGAAGATGAactaaatgatgaaattaagatGCTAATTAGAGGGATAAAAATCCTAGAGTTCGTTGTTTTATCTGATCGAGTACAAAAGTTGGAGGAAGTTTATAATCATAAGAAACAGAGGGAAAGGAAGGCTCAGGAATTTAGTAAAAGAAATTTCTCTAAATCGTTTTCTACACCAccatcaaaaaaatcaaaaaaagatCTGGTTTTCGGGTAAAAATAAATCGAGAGCACATGATTCTCATAACTCAattcaaaaaacaaaattaattttgccGCATCCGGAGAAACTTCAATTGCTCATAATGGTCTttctctctttcctttttttttcatgccACCAATGCTCGTTCTCTGATTAATTGAAAATGGGCAATATTTACTTTTGTCTGCAATTGCGACCAAGATATAGCACTAGAACTACCAACTTATGTTTAATGTATTTGTATTTTCAACCAGCTATTAGCTATACAAAGTTTAATTTAGAGACCAACAATTTCCGCCTCAGAAGAGAATCAAAACTCCATATCATCCATAGGTTCAATCTGTACAACATGAACTATTAGCAtgtcaaaaatatatataaatatgcaaGTTAAACAACAAGACTATGACACAGAAAAATAATACCAACATTTAATGGGGTACATGAATTAGAAAAATGCCACATGGCTTTGGTCAGATATTTTTCACTTCATGCATTTTTAAATTGTTCAACAAGGTAAAAGGCTGAAttaaaagcaaacaaaattttatgatattaaaatcCTCAAATTACAGACTTTTCTTCACCAATTACAGTACAGAACATATTTTGGGCAAATGGAGTGAAAGCTTGTAACTACAATGTTCGGGAACAAAATGCCATTAGTGAAGCTAAATAGTATTATCTTTGTCAAAAATTTCCGTATGTACCTCAGTTTGATGGTTAGAGCTAAAGAATTTTAACACAAAAGTTGGGAGTTCTCACTGATACATACCAAATGAAGAATTATACCAAAAATCCGATTGTCGACATAACTCTCTCTCCATAAAGAGAAATCCTAGAAGAAAATATTGACTTCCCTTTCACTCATCTCGTAAACATGATCTCTTGCATCTGTCAATGCACTCTGCATGATATCAAGAAAAACAACCAACTTAGAGACAAACCAGAAATGAATAAGGAACCTAAACATGAAAATAGCATTTGCCAAAAGAGAAGGTGAAAAAAGCCAGAATTTTGTCAGATTAAATATGACGCAGAAGATAAAATGGATTTTAGGTCAGAAATAACAATTACCTGCCCAAATTTTGTAAGAAAGTTACTCGCAAGGTTGAGCGATGTTACTGTGACATCTTCATTGGCCTTGAGTGCTTGAGCAATGGCAAAAGCACCATCATCCTACATAAAACCTCAAGTCAAATGATGCAGTATGCGGAAAatcatgaaatatataaatattaacaaGGATAAACGAAGTTTACCCTAATCTCGTTGAATCCCAAGTCAAGTGAAGTTAAGGTTTCATTAACAACTTTCAAGCTGCGAGCCAGACAGGCTGCACCCTGCAAAATACATGTATAACAAAGCAAATACTAAGATTCATTGTATATGGTGgtttaatgaaaaaatatggtgTATCAGCAGGTACAAACTTCATCTCTAAGTCCATTTGCTCGCAAGTCCAGAATTGATATGGTATTATTATATCTCAACATATCTGCAACAAACTCTGCACCCTTTGGTCCTATCTACAAGAGATCCCATTTTGCATTGTTATACATAAAAGATAAGATAAttgaaattagtttttataGAGGTTTATGGATGTGAATTTACCTGACACCAACCAAGCTTTAGTGTTTTTACATTTCCATGGAATTTAAGAACTTCAGACAAAGCCTTTGCTCCATCTGCTCCAATGGGATTATAACCAAGTTCCAACTGAACAGATGAGGGAGAAAGTGAGACAGGAGTCAATCAGGCCATCGTCCCGATTGGAGTATAAAAAGGGAGGCATGATAAAAAGATGATCATAATGATGAAAAGACTCACATTTGTAATGACAGTGTTATCTTTTAAGGCTTCAGCTATCGCACCAACCCCCTTGGCTCGAATATTATTTCCACCCTACGACAGTAGAAACCAATTATTGTCTTCATATAGTTGCATCATACATGCTCCAAATATTATCTCAAAAAAGAGACATGCTCCAAATATTATCTCAAAAAAGAGACATgctccaaaaataattaaatatcaaaatatgttACATGAGAAATTAACGAAGCATTCTATTCTCACCAGGTCTATGGTTGTTACTGTCTGGTTTTCTTTCAAAGCATCAGCAATTTTTTCTGCACCctgataaattttcaaaattttgtaccAATGAAGTTTAACTCCAAGTATACAAGTGTAATTCTAAACAAGGTCGAACAAATAACACatccaattaaaatatatatattccataACTGGGTTGCCACTGTTTAGCTCTTATAAATGAAAAACTTGGTATATTAACTGTTAATTTATTGAATACCTCATCACCAATGTCATTCATGTAAAGATTCACCCATAGCAAGTTCTTGCTCCTTTTGATATATTCCGCAACATGAAAGGCACCTTTTGCCGTTATTGAGTTGTTCCCAAAGTCCAGTAGGGTAATTTTTCCTAGAAAGAACATGTTTGTTAGATGAACTGCTGCAATAGGCAGGGAAAGATAAAAGCCAATGACTACAAACACATGCGTGCACCAAAAAAAAGTCAATATAACAAATGTAAACCTTTATGTGAAGATAAGCTTGAAATCAAGGAGCGAATTCCTTCATCGCCAATTGAATTTCCATGTAAATGAAGttcctgaaaaaaaaaaaactcaaggaATTACAAATTACAATCACTGTATAATAGATccacaaacaaataaaatataaccatTTGTCCAATTTTCTTTGTCCTCTTTCCTACTTTGGAATTCCCAATATTatcctctctctttttttccttgAATGCCTAGCCTTTACTTGGTAGagtgaataaaattgaaaaataaaaaattacagaaaaaatagaaagatcttttttctttccattagTGTGTTTGGTAGGATAAACagaagaatgaaaagaaaaattaactaTTTGTTCCATGAATTGCTTTGTGAAGttgaaaattaagaataaagaaaatgaaaatccTTAAAAATGCACTATCTTGTAAATATGCACACTTAACTTGTATccctctctcattttctttcttattagCATTTCAAATAATATTCCAGATATAAATGGCCCAAGACATAGTACTTTTGCCTTTTGGATCAGACTGAAACATATCAATTTAAACCCAATTTACAGATGCCAAAATTGAAAAGGATTGAGGCCCAACATTTAACTCCATTTTGAAACCCTATTATGAATTTAAGAGAAAGCCCTACTCTCTCCTTTTATTGTTCTTCATCAACATTCTCCTATTATTCTCAGTATGACAACACAGTCACAAAATTACTCTCCCTACATTTGTCTTCAGTTCTTCCTTCTTTCATTTGCAACAGCAACTAAGCAAAGGGCAAAAAGATACATACAAAAGTTCAGAGCCATGTCAGGCACGTAAATCATACTCTTACCAGCCTTGTGTCATGTTGACACTGATACACTGACACTAAATGCCCGAAACCATGTAACAGAGCTTATCAACTGCCAATATGACTACTTAGTGAAAATGACCACTCTAATCACAAAAGCATTTCATCCAATATATGCAAAGGTCTCTAATGCTCCAAACTATTACTTAAGTACCAGAAGTAATGTTAAAATGGAAGTATTATATCAAATGGATAAAGGTGTCAAAACCAGTAGCCTTTCATCATGTAGTTTAGAACAAACAGTAGCTGAAGTGAATAGGAAATGTACCCGTAAAGACTTGTTCCCCTCAAGTCCTTTGGCCAATGCATTAGCCCCCAGAGCACCACCATAATTACCACTTGAACAGTAACATTATGTCAGAAAGTTTTTCATATGCTggttaaaaaaaaacccagatgTACAAAGAAACTTAAGCAGATATTTGCTTTTAATCAAAACAAAGTTCAAGAATGGAAGGTGCATATGCCATCCAGCCTACTGAGACATAAACTATTACGTAAAAAACTCAAGATGGTTTTAGAATACAAAAACTGGAAGACTTTAACTTACTTTAGGTGAAAATTGCGGATAGTCTTATTCTCAAGAAGTGCTCCTGCTAAACTTGTAAATCCCTATCTCCATTCCATaaaaacagagaaaaaagaataaatgcCACTtgcttaattaaatttgaagCAATGCTCTAAAGAAATTGGCAACGTAATTTCTTACAGAATAGTCTATCATATTGTTATTGAGTTCAAGGGCACGTAAGGTTGAATTTTTCTTCAACAACTCAGCAATTGCCTTTGCACCCTGCATAGGGTAGTGATTCACCATTAAAGTAAATCTCCACTGCAAAGGCCTTTACCTCTTCACAAAGAAATTCCATGGATAACAGAGTGGATATTAACAGAAAGCTAACCTCATCCCCTAAGTCAACACTGTTTAGCTGGAGCTTTTGAATGCCAGTGTTATTCACCAAAATATCACATAGGCACTGCAGGCGAAGGTAGATTATTTATAATAGACACTGAAGCATTAACAAAATTCTCAGCAAAAATGTGAATCCACAGAACGTTGGCAcaaacaatatttatatatattgcacTTTAGTGATGACATTTGAAACATTAGGTGCCCTTGTTTGGGAAAGCATATGCTAGAAACTAGAAAGTACAGTACACAGCTTCTATTCTTAGCAATGCTCCCAACTAAATCACAACATCCACTGGGATTCAAACATTCATGCAATTAATTCAGTACTTCTATCTACAAAATTACAGAAGTTCATAATCTTCATATAGCAAACAAATACTTCTTGATATTCtaagaacaaataaataaataaaatcaccACAGATTAGATTTCTAAAGTATCTATGTTATGAAGACGTGCAGAAAAGAATTCCACATCACCATATGCATGTAATTTATATTAGTATTAGACTGCTTGacaatttaaaagaattcaTCAACGGTTACAAGTACACCTTAAATTAAAGATTACCTCATTATAAGGTGATTTAGAAGTAGGGAAAAATGTTTTACTATTTCCATTATAAACAATATAGAACTTGCTCATAGGCAATTTTTTATCAAGGTTCCAAGTATGAACTTCCATCCCATTATAGTTCATTATGACATTAtcaaatgaaaaacaaatacaAGCTGCAGAGATGATCTTATAGGAAACCTATAAGAATGAAAATTAGTAACCATACAATAGCAGCAAGGGATATGAAAGAACAAGGAGTCTCTAAATAAACAGATGTATCCCTATACACATTAGGTaccaaaaggaaaatttatgtTGATTGAGCAACTTCTTTCATCTTActattattacatataaaataactgAGCCCTCAATGTTGGAGGACAGGGACATTTAACTATTTGTAAAGTTGTCAGTTATATAATGGCAAATTTAGGCTGACCTTTATTCCTTCATCTCCAATGGGATTGCCTGAAAGATCAAGGGTTTTCAATACCATATTTGCTTCAAGAACACCATCAAAGGCTTTCATTCCTCTGGCTGTTATTCCATTAGCAGCAAAGCTTACTTCCTCAACAATCTGAAAAGGAGAAGTACTCATTCAGAGAATGCATGGCAAGGAGAACCAATGCTTCAAACTTTCAATAATGAAAtagaaaagtttgtacagaACACAGTCAACAAGAGGATCTTACAGGATAAGATACAACACCTCAATCATAATAATGgacacaaagaaaataaaaaaataaaaaacatagtcAAATAAAGACTAGGAAAGCATAACCTGATTGTAACCTAAGCTCTCGGCAAGAAAAAACAGTCCTTCATCTCCAAAGTTGCGTCCTAATAAAAATGTATAGTAAGGTTTATCATGTTTCGTTCACATGAAATGAATCCACATgcagtaaaaaatatattgcaTCTTAAATCCAACTGGATAACTTGCTAACAATGCTAAGGAAAGAAAGTAATTACATcacaatgaaaacttttaaaagactAGTAGACCATTTCTACTGTCCATTAACTGCATCTTGGATTTTCGTGGCTGCGTCATTAAACTCAGACATGAAAAGTGAATAGGATTAAAATAGGTGCTTCACTTTATCTATGGAAATAGTCTAAAATCAGTCAGCATACCTGACATATCAACACTGCTGAATGCCCTAAGTTCCTTGGCAAACTCATTGAGTGTCAGCTTTGACTGTCTATCAATCTTAGCAGTAACACCTGACAATAGATTTGTTCCTGGGGCAAAAGACCACTTCACTCCTTGTGAAGGAGATTTATTTTCAACAGATGAAGACCTAGATGGCTTCGGCATAAGGAGTTTCTCCACCAATTTCCATAAAACTGTCAGCTGAAGACATCAATTAGGGTACATATAGGATAAACATAACAAAGAATATGTGCTGCACTAGTGTAAACATTCCATACAAAGCCTAACGCATCCccaataaaaggaaaagaa
This sequence is a window from Gossypium raimondii isolate GPD5lz chromosome 5, ASM2569854v1, whole genome shotgun sequence. Protein-coding genes within it:
- the LOC105766112 gene encoding uncharacterized protein LOC105766112 isoform X1; translated protein: MALTSTLPLYSHPKRLGLQALASDHGRCLGHDSAWFITRRRYSRSKRLVVAAAYGAEGGARRRVYRQSQAKQPLSSAPKQIATFVAPAGVFIAATFVLWKLVEKLLMPKPSRSSSVENKSPSQGVKWSFAPGTNLLSGVTAKIDRQSKLTLNEFAKELRAFSSVDMSGRNFGDEGLFFLAESLGYNQIVEEVSFAANGITARGMKAFDGVLEANMVLKTLDLSGNPIGDEGIKCLCDILVNNTGIQKLQLNSVDLGDEGAKAIAELLKKNSTLRALELNNNMIDYSGFTSLAGALLENKTIRNFHLNGNYGGALGANALAKGLEGNKSLRELHLHGNSIGDEGIRSLISSLSSHKGKITLLDFGNNSITAKGAFHVAEYIKRSKNLLWVNLYMNDIGDEGAEKIADALKENQTVTTIDLGGNNIRAKGVGAIAEALKDNTVITNLELGYNPIGADGAKALSEVLKFHGNVKTLKLGWCQIGPKGAEFVADMLRYNNTISILDLRANGLRDEGAACLARSLKVVNETLTSLDLGFNEIRDDGAFAIAQALKANEDVTVTSLNLASNFLTKFGQSALTDARDHVYEMSEREVNIFF
- the LOC105766112 gene encoding uncharacterized protein LOC105766112 isoform X2 translates to MPKPSRSSSVENKSPSQGVKWSFAPGTNLLSGVTAKIDRQSKLTLNEFAKELRAFSSVDMSGRNFGDEGLFFLAESLGYNQIVEEVSFAANGITARGMKAFDGVLEANMVLKTLDLSGNPIGDEGIKCLCDILVNNTGIQKLQLNSVDLGDEGAKAIAELLKKNSTLRALELNNNMIDYSGFTSLAGALLENKTIRNFHLNGNYGGALGANALAKGLEGNKSLRELHLHGNSIGDEGIRSLISSLSSHKGKITLLDFGNNSITAKGAFHVAEYIKRSKNLLWVNLYMNDIGDEGAEKIADALKENQTVTTIDLGGNNIRAKGVGAIAEALKDNTVITNLELGYNPIGADGAKALSEVLKFHGNVKTLKLGWCQIGPKGAEFVADMLRYNNTISILDLRANGLRDEGAACLARSLKVVNETLTSLDLGFNEIRDDGAFAIAQALKANEDVTVTSLNLASNFLTKFGQSALTDARDHVYEMSEREVNIFF